One stretch of Harmonia axyridis chromosome 1, icHarAxyr1.1, whole genome shotgun sequence DNA includes these proteins:
- the LOC123671560 gene encoding acidic leucine-rich nuclear phosphoprotein 32 family member A — protein sequence MEKRIELEKRGKNPANIKELNLDNCRSTSIVGLTDEFCNLESLSLINVGLTSLKGFPKLPNLKKLELSDNRINNGLNLLETSPKLTHLNLSGNKIKDLETLEPLKSFKNLKSLDLFNNEVTTVEYYRDAVFKTIPSLKYLDGYDEKDREAEDSDEEVNGNEGFEQSDEEGGSSDDEENLNESVGLGAVYSANIDELSDEEDYEALEEEEDSEIAEDSEAEEEEDGNSSDEAETPEVSRGKKRKLEENQE from the exons ATGGAAAAGCGTATAGAACTAGAGAAAAGGGGTAAAAATCCAGCAAAT ATTAAAGAACTCAATTTGGACAACTGCAGAAGTACAAGTATTGTAGGATTAACAGATGAATTTTGTAATCTGGAAAGCTTATCTCTAATAAATGTAGGTCTCACATCACTTAAAGGATTTCCAAAGCTACCAAATCTCAAAAAATTGGAGTTGAGTGACAACAG gATTAATAATGGTCTAAATTTGTTAGAAACCAGCCCTAAGCTAACCCATCTTAATTTAAGTGGAAATAAAATCAAAGATTTGGAGACTTTAGAACCTCTTAAGagtttcaaaaatttgaaaagtttgGACTTATTCAACAATGAGGTCACAACAGTTGAGTATTACAGAGATGCTGTTTTTAAAACCATCCCAAGCCTCAAATACTTAGATGG ttatGATGAAAAAGATCGAGAGGCAGAAGACAGTGATGAAGAAGTCAATGGAAATGAAGGATTTGAACAATCAGATGAAGAAGGTGGTTCATCAGatgatgaagaaaatttgaatgaaagtgTTGGCTTGGGTGCAGTTTATTCAGcaaatattgatgaattgagTGATGAAGAAGATTATGAGGCGTTGGAGGAAGAGGAAGATTCTGAGATAGCTGAAGATTCTGAGGCTGAGGAGGAGGAAGATGGTAATAGCAGCGACGAAGCGGAAACACCTGAAG